TGTTGAAATACTGGCAAAACAAGGTAAGGAGCACTGCTGTGTTACACCATGGTCATTTGGTCAGGAGGGTGAAGAAGAGCACAAGCTGAAGTCGCCGTGTCGTATTGCTACAAACGCCAAAGGAGAATTCCTGATAGCAGACAATGGGGATAAAACCGTGAAGGTGTTTGATAGCACCGGAAAGTTTGATTTTAGGTTTAATCCTCAAACTGATGATGCCGTTACAATGTTAGGGATTTGGGATGTCGCCACTGCGTGCGAGGACGACAAGATCTGTGTGTTAGTCAGTCTGAGGAAGCCTGGCGCTGAGGAATTGGAGAAGGAAGTAAAGGTTTTTAACAAGACCGCTGGCCTACAGCACACGTTTCCTGTGAGACGGGGCCTGGACAGACTAACAATGAGCAGCGGTAAACAACGCAGCAAAATTCTTCTATTGACACGTGATTACGCTAACGATGTTGACGTTGTTGATGTTTACGAGCCGAGTGGCAAGTTTGTTTGTAGCTTTGGTGGAGGAGTGTTCAAGTATGCAACAGATATCACTGCTACTTGTGATGGTCGTGTCATGATAGTGGACCGAGACGATGACAGTTTGTACATATTTGATCTGGAGGGACACCAGCTTGGCAAATTTAATATCAAATATGAGAGAGATGTCTATTATTGCATTGCATGTCACCCAGCAAGTGACCATGTCGTCCTTGCTGGTGAGGAACGAGAGACAGGCCACCTGACGCTGGCTATATACACTGTTAATGGCGAATTTGTTCGCAGAATTCAGCTGGATGAAAAAGTACTTTTTTTAGATGATATAAAGGGAATAACAGTGACCGTGGAGGGTCACATTGCTGTGGCTTACTACGGAAAGGTAATTGTTGTTTAAAACTAACAAATTCGAAGACACAAGTCAACAGTTCTTATTTCACTTTCATGAATAAATGTTATCAAGGCAGATGTTTGAATTTAATGCTGCAGTTGATTGGAATCACTGGACATGACTGGATTAAGCCACATACACTGTAAACAACTTCATCCCCTCTCAAGTTTACTGATGTTTGAAGTAAGTCTTGTGTTATCGCCCTAACCTTtgaaaagaaaccaaaacagATAAAATGAATGAGAAACATGAGCAATAGACACTCGctaataagaacctactttttttgATGTCTGGTAAAAACggttcatttattttattagcaatttaggctaagtaCAACTGTATGTTCTTAATTAGGTTTTTAATTTCTATGAAGGAAATGTACAGGgagtcccaaaagttcgttcctctaatttcatgcacaaaatgtatttttccatgaaatttctaaaagatGTTTTTTGCTCTATCAAGTACATGATTGTATTCAGAAGTTCAGTAAACTGCATGGTAGTCCCCTTTTGTTTcttatcacattctgtagctGTTAAAGCATGGAGTGAGATAAGTCATCATAGCGTCTAGAGCCCCAGATGAGCcacttttagcttttttaccACCTGGTTGTTTCTTTGACAATTAGtggtataataataaaatttttatttgcgtAGAATGGACAATAATACAATCCAGATTCAGTTGGTTTACACAAACATCCACATCATTTACTAGCTTCTCTATAGCTCTTTTTGTCGTAGATTCAGGTTTTTAAGCATAAAATGCTCTAATCCAATTGCATGCCACATCAAAAACACCTTTGAAATCTTCTCcaggaaaaataatttatgattCTCCCTACTTGATTCAAGCTGGCAATAGTATGATAACCCATATAATTAACCGATGCAACCAGCAGTCTTTTTGGTATAGGCGTGCAGGCTCATTCCCAACAACATTGGCTGGTAATCAAGCCTATTAGTAAGATAATCAAGATTTTATTCCAACAATTTTCACTAAATAAAGCATAGATAATTTCTGGGCAGTGGTTTTCCCCAGATTTTCAGGCAAAGCCAGCCTCTCGTTAACCCTAAGGACACTAAGCAAATGATCCAGATTTAAAACTGCCAGATGACATACAGTGTATTATAAGGGGACAGGGCTCTCTTCAGTTGACAAGCATCCCTCAAAACTGCCTCTGCTTAACAGTAATAAATCCTGcttgttaaaaattctttttgggCAGGTTAAAGTGTCTATTGGGCTAGCACATGTTAGGTACAGCTTgtccaaatggcaagctgtaaaactgactttcttaaTAAACCCTGACAGATTATGCTGATTCATGATTTGCATGTGAAATAATAGAAATGTAACTTAATATTAATTGcaattttgttatgtttttaaactcttttaaTAATGAAGTTTGGCATCTAAATCACAGGCGAAAAAACATACTGTTGGCCTTAATTAACATTAAGTTTGGCTCATGAAAACTTTGACTGCTTTGCAGAGGCTATAGCCTGCTATATTAATAAAGAATGCATGATTAAATATTATTGTAAGTTCATATTTGGTAACTTAACCATTTCTCCTTAAATTGTTTTAGGTTTGGCTAATAATTTTCTGTAGGCTAAATCAGAGGTATACATACATCTTCTTTTAATTTGGTTGACCTGAATTGAAATATTAAGCTTGACTCCAGCTTTTAATGTTAGTAGCTGTAGGTGAAACTCTGCAGCCTTCACCTTAAAGATGGAGATCTCTAAGTGTTCATTACAGGGAGGTGGGTAcataaagcctggtttccatatgatcgtccaGATTACcccagttgttttaaaaaaatttgagatGATTCGGACAACTAGGACGATTGGTGGTTTCCATGTGATCGTCCAGGTGCCTCAACGACAAGAGACATGGGGTCATCAGTGATGTCTCTGGGTCAGACAATAGAATTTTTGTATGGGTTTTGCAAACAAGCCAAACGTACACGTAATGATGGATTTTAAACAGAGAGCAAACCTCGAGCCTTGCTATCTGCTTTTGCTCTCTATTTTGCAGCATCAACAAGCTAGAAGTCAGTTCCAAAAAGACATGGTATCATGTCTAGAACTTGAtgaaacagactttctctttaatttcaaaTAGCGCCCATATGTGATGCGaacatttttgaattattttcgaCTTCAGCGGCATCCAGGGTGAATATGTTaattttaacaattaatgaatgaggctgagtatcttttGAAGAATTTATGGAGATCAAGGACGGTGTTGTCTGTCGAGGCTGTAGgccaaggtggataacactttccaagatctccataattcttcatatgatatgaAAGCAGAattcaataatattgttttatttttcatccaaaataattcaaaacgtggctaaaacatgcttacctccatcgatccattgatgttaagttcatcttcaataGTGCACGTTTGgggttgttcagctccacaaatattctccaaatagcagatgtggCCCTTTGAGTTCtagtcttcttgctgttcttgcctgttcttgaaacgagtgaaaagtcaccatttttgttttcacaaccaaaacaactcaacctcaacccaggtcttctcggttaacggtgcattaacctgcgagaaagctgcacttttaatgtcatcggttcattaaacgctaaattcttccaaatttggtcatcagtagctggttatggtgtattatgcgtgtgcttttagccaatcagaattggggaaatactttgaatgaataataatctcAATTAATGGAATGATAGTGATGATTTCTGGGATGGCCTTTGATCGTCCTGATAGTCTCAGTCATCTGAGAGCATTTCCAGATCACTTCAAAATTTACATGATCCTCCCAATCATCCACATAGAACTCAACTCTATTCAAGTGATCGATAGAGGTCGTCTCAGTCATCCGGGTCATTTTCAGTCGTCTGGGTAGCGTTTTCATATGATGTGTCCTGATCATCTGAACATTATTTGAGGCACCTGGGACAATCACAGCACAGCCAAAATGTGTCAATGACAGTGTTATCATGGACAGACATAATCAGGGAAAAGCTATAATATAAATAGTTATATATATGTTCGTAAAAGACATGTGATTTTTCTTGGCCAGGGGAAAATCAGGAAAGTTTGCTAGTGGTCAGGAAAAGGTATGGGTGTTCTGAAGGTCTGTGAAAAGTCAGCTGCAAAGTTTATTTTCTGGTAAAAAGTTTTCAGAAACAgtaaaaatcattaaaaaaagtcaaaaacgaaGAGTAGAGTtagtattgattttttttcggGAATTTTTTAAATAAGTTTCTGCTGCTGAGTTAATAAACTCTATTTAAGATAATTATGaacaacaagcaaacaaaacttCAGGAGAAAAAATTGTTAAGGGGGCAAAGGTGTCAACTGAGAGTTAATTTATACGTTGAGTTGTTTTTTGCATATTAACTTGAAAAGAAGCTATGACATCATGgcctataacaaaaaaaatgtaaaattaatattatggcCTTGTGCCCAAATCTTAATCAGATAACAAGGTCATTATTTAACCACTAACAGGATTTTGACATATGATAAActtgtggaaaaaatgaaaaatattaatGTAAACATGCCTATTAGTCTGCATGTTATTCAATAAAGTTATAAGCAATAGATGTTTCTTATTAATCGGATAAACCTAGCGTGGTCATGTCCAGTGGAGCCAACGAACTGTATCCATGTAGCAAAATGCAAAACTTTGCCTTTGATGACATTCATCACGAAAAAATCTGCACTGTTCACTTACTGTTATGTCTGCGAGTTTATTAGTTTTAAACAACAATAGGTAATGAAATAGcgtcccacgcagacgttcttaggggttcatCACAAGTTCCACTAAGTGGGGCAGGAATGCATGACGAACCCACTTATTGGGGCACCACCTAGTTGGGCAGGAACGTGTGACAaacccctaagaatgtctgcgtgggaggctagtaaTGAAAGGGtgtgtggaaaaaaaattttcgtaACTTTTTTGGATCTTTAGGTTTTCATGCCTGTGATTTGACAGACTGTAATCTTTATTAACATGTATATACCACTAATAATCTATGCAtttggtttgggacacaaattTTCAATATCTAGATTATCATAATcaagaagccaattaagaagGTGTAAATTCCTTGTGAAGCAAGACAACAAGAAAATGGCAGGGTGATTTTATTGAATAGCTGATGTTAGTTTATACAAGTGCCAAACTTTCCAATTACTTTTTAGGGGCAGTGCAGTCATCAAGGTTTTGTGCTTCTTCAAAATCCCACAAatgcataattatatcattatGGAAATCCATTGATTCactattttcacatagaccataatggaccttttttgccccccaaaattttgcatcaaCGTTCTTTTCAATATTCAAtatttctcttgggatgactgtaatatccaggagaaactgaaaacaaaatgcaaaattttcggggtaaacaaggtgcacaaattatggtctatgtgaaaatggtgaatgtaTTAACCTTAATGGCCTCTCTAGGAGTCATTAAAAAGAGAGTTTACGCCATAAAAAAACTTAAGTGGACAAATCCTTAAAAAAGTTGGGCCAATCTGTTTTCAagaggcaggtacaaaagtcggaccggatcaactcggaccgccagtccgggtcggatcaactcggatcgactcggaccaactcggatcgaataaaaaaataaaaataaaataaaactggactcggatcaactcggagcaatccaaaaaattaaattaaatcagcaaaactgaaagtttaacccatttggagggtaaaaaaggccagatcatcctttttttctccgtggCTTTCAGGCGCCATCTTGTTTTACTAGTGCCAGTTCCTCTCGGATCATGTTATAAACTCGTGGTTGTGGTTCGACAGTAAAGAAATGATAGTTTCAGTCGCCTAGAATGTATATATTTGCTTATTTAATAGAAtactgaattatttatgagaAAATTAAAGCATCAAAAGCCTGGTCTGTTGATCGCATTTAGATAGTTACCgaagagtgtttgtttgtttgttcctgtttgttgttttttttctgcaggacttctgaaacttaattttaatgatacactagtgagcagcacacatacatttccagtgaacattttcaacttggaaggaggagaaaccatgctcgcccgggacaaaggaaatttccatgttccaggcaagaatcgaactcgcgaccctccggttcagtggttggaacgtccgataaacatgtagtattcggagggtcgtgagttcaattcTCGCCCGGGGTccgaaaattttcgttgtcccgggcgagcatgatttctcctccttccaagttgaaaatgttcactggaagtgtatgtgtgctgctcactagtgtatcattaaaattaataaaaataaaaatagaaataaaattaatttacgcaaccacgagttcgtgagaaaaaaacaaaatggcgggtgaaagttaagtgataccgactgattttatt
The sequence above is a segment of the Porites lutea chromosome 3, jaPorLute2.1, whole genome shotgun sequence genome. Coding sequences within it:
- the LOC140932192 gene encoding uncharacterized protein, whose product is MSSLITAVFKATIGLLVNKGRDRLAEKLNEGDVTDQKFRGLIVREIDEIKSKLDGLARKDLKTSISLFKEGIELLYEVFESVRPSSEHRTKTAAAIACLEEFDIAKEMRKLELSALDESATRKLGRAKKKFELAHLRATDAFNNEALELPDRLLSMQYRLMATILETIDNPTDALAACRVCLDELHQVPAVKEHFKVELEKGLRLRALFNKDERRQIIFSVCHANRVIYDVMSMLGSVKRWTLPDVETGKEKVDPLRNERVVEILAKQGKEHCCVTPWSFGQEGEEEHKLKSPCRIATNAKGEFLIADNGDKTVKVFDSTGKFDFRFNPQTDDAVTMLGIWDVATACEDDKICVLVSLRKPGAEELEKEVKVFNKTAGLQHTFPVRRGLDRLTMSSGKQRSKILLLTRDYANDVDVVDVYEPSGKFVCSFGGGVFKYATDITATCDGRVMIVDRDDDSLYIFDLEGHQLGKFNIKYERDVYYCIACHPASDHVVLAGEERETGHLTLAIYTVNGEFVRRIQLDEKVLFLDDIKGITVTVEGHIAVAYYGKVIVV